The following nucleotide sequence is from Cinclus cinclus chromosome 23, bCinCin1.1, whole genome shotgun sequence.
AATAAAGGACAGCGGAGAACTCTGAGAGACACTCATGACACTGAGACTGCTTTTGATTTCTCCCTATTCTAGTTTCCCTGGAAATGGGGGATGTCCCCTTGGTGTCTGTGATGCCAGAAAAtctgcagctctctgcagagAAGAGCAGCCAAGGTCACTTGATAACTCATCTGCAAGAGCTGCTGGAACACTGGGTGCTGTGGTCTGCAGTGAAGAGCAGATGGGTGATTGTGGGTAAGGAAGGAGGGGTTGCATCTACATGGATTTTAGAAGCTTTGACATTTCAATCAGTCTCCAAGCTTTGATTAGGGACAAGAGGTGGGAAAAGAGACATGGCAAATGGTTTGTAACACAGAGGAAGAGTACTCCCAGAACAGTTAGTCCCTAAGGGActtttccatccctttcttCTCACTCAGATCTAAAGTGGCAAATCCTAATGGAGATTTTTCCAAGCATGGGGCTTATTACAAGAAGGCCCAGCTGCCAGTGTGCTTTAGTGGCTGttctttttccagctgaaaattCCATCTTTCTCCCACATACCTCCTCTCTGAGCATGTGTGAAGTGTGAAGTGCATGTAGGGTCCCACACTAACCCAGGTTTCTGCTTGCAGGGCTCTTTCTCCTTGTTTTGCTCCTGTCCATATTCTTTGCTAGCCGCCTCCATCCAGCCAGCCGTGCTCCAGTCTTGTTCCGGCCAGACACAAAcatccaggtgctgctggaccTGAAATACAACCTGAGTGCTGAAGGTATCTCCTGCATTACCTGCTCAGGTGAGAACACTGGTCCTCAAACCATTATGGGTGCACCCCAGCATGGCCTAAGCTCTTGGCTGGAGGAGCTGAAATGTGATGTAGACATCCACAATGTTCAAATATCTCACTGGACATTGGATGGACCCCGTGGAAAGGAGGCACACATTGGGAATGGGATGGTTGAGTTGCCTGTAGGAGTGGAATATTTAGAAAAGTATTTCCTGGTTTAGCCTTGAACTGTCTAAGTATTTCTTCTGGAGTAATCCCATCACAGGCCAtgaaaactgattatttttatttaaaagtgcTCATGTCAGTGCCCAGTTGAGGGTCTGTGGCACTGTGTTGCCTGCTCAGGGTTTGGTATTCAGCAGCAGAGTCTGTGGTGTGCACAGGTCTTTTCTCATGCTGTTCACTCTTTCCTCCCTGACTAACCTTGTGGGACAGGTTTGTTTCAGGAAAAGCCTCACAGTTTGCAGAACAACATCCGAActtccttggaaaaaaagaagaggggCTCAGGGTCACCCTGGGGAAGCAAAAGCAGCATGAGTGATACAGGGCAGCAAGGTGAGTGGGGCATGATGACTTTGGCCAGGCCCCAAGGATCCACTGGGGTACAAACTAAACCACATACTCTCAGAATAGCTGATGGGGAATCATCCTCTTCCTCAGAGACTGCCCCACTGAGCCCTAGGTTGGTGCTGGATGTATGTGGCATCTTTAAAACCCCTTTTCTCTGAATACCTACTGCTCTCTGGGACATGGTCCTATAACCCAGGTGGCAGTATTGTCTACTGTCATATCCCTCTAATCTGAGTATAGGGCTAGGAACTCCAAGTTTTCACATCCCAGTCCTGTTCACAACCTTGTTGGCAGGTCACGAGGAGAGTAAATTCAGTTTGCAGGGGATTTTGAGGATAAAACAGTTATTGGGCCAGGTCCCAAGATGACCTGAATCAATAAGCCATCAGGAATTAATGGAGCTCAAGATGTACTTTTTATAGCCGTTGAAGTACGTGCTGTGCTGCCAGAAGGCAGAGGCTGTGCCTGGTGTCCCAGAGCAGACAGCAGACCAAGAGAACCCTCCTTTGCCCTTGCTGTGTCTGTAGGATTTGCTGATTGACAAGTACCACCAAACCTCATGCCCTCTGTTTTCTTCAGAGCTCCAGGGAACTGTGTATATCTCCAAGTCCAGGAGCAAGGGAAGACCAGCCATCTATAGATTCTCACTCAATGCCAGTGTCCCTGCACCCTGGCAGATGGTGTCACCAGGAGACGGGGAGGTGCCTTCATTCCAGGTAAGTCAGTCCAGAATGGACCCCTCTAGCAAGAGGGCAGCACTCAGCAGGTGAGCACAAGAGCCTCCTCCTGTCTCTCCATGGGGTCCTGTGTAGCTTTGGGTGACATTTTCAGGGCACTTCAGTGGGGTAGTTAGCACAGAAGGCATTGTGCTTGGCATCATCCAAGACGATACCTTGGACTGCTACAAGACTTCACCTGTTGCTGTTGTGAGGTGACTGTCAGTGATGGGAGCAAAACTGAGGGTGTCACTAGGGCAGATGTCCCTtcccctgggcagagcagccacCATTTAGCTGAGGCCACTGGGAATGAGGGTGTTATGGGGCCCGTCGCACACTGGCCATCGCTGGAAAAggggcaggctggggctgtgcctgcagtgctcGTTCTGTgtggctgtgccagtgctcagggaggaggggagagtGTGATGCTAATGTGCAACAGGCTGCAACCCTGTGGAGTTAAGTGTCTGTTTTCATTAATCCATTGCTTAGGTGTATAGAGTGCCTTTCGGTAACTTCACCAGGAAGCTGACAGCTTGTGTGTCCACAGTAGGGCTGCTTAAGCAGATGAGCCCCAGGAAGTGGATGATGACCACCTTGTCCTGTGACACCAAGAAGGGCTGGAAGTTCGATTTCAGTTTCTACGTGGCTTCCAAGGAGCAGAGGCGAACACGGTAaccttcccaaatccccctcGGGACAAGGCAACAGAAACAGCACAACTGAGAGGCTGATGTGAGATGCCCAATGGCCAGTGCTAGTCCTGCTCTCAGTCAGCTACATCCATGGCTCTAGAATTTACTGCATATATGCCTCATTCCTGCAGTCACTTTGCAGGCCCATAGCATCATTAACATACAAAAGGCTTGAGAGACCCAAGGGGGCTTCAAGCGACTGGGGACTTCTTTGGGTGGCAGAAAGATGTTGCTGATCTGGTTCCTGCCCTTACACACCTAACTCTTGGGCTGAGCAGGCAGCACAGAATATGCAATGGCTAGGGATACAGGTGTGCAGACGCTCACCTTTCCCTTTGTTTCTGTCCCTGAGAATGTCTGTTGCCATGTAATACCTTGGACGCTTCATCTTCTCTACCTCTGTTCCCCTGTAACAAACATTCTTTGCTTCATAGGAAACTGTATTTTGCCCAGTCACACAAGCCTCCTTACCATGGTCGAGTGTGTGTGGCACCTCCGGGCTGTCTGCTCAGCTCTAGCCCAGATGGACCCACCAAAGGCATCCTGTATGTTCCCAGTGAGAAAGGTGAGCTGAGACCCTCAGTTCAAACACGCCAAGATCCAGAGAACCGGACATCTAATGTAACCAACCTTCATTCTGTATTTGACAGCAGCACCCAAAGCAAAGCTGTCAGCCACATCTGGATTTAACCCCTGCATGAACACGGGCTGCGGGAAGCCGGCGGTGCGGCCGCTGGTGGACACTGGAGCCATGGTGTTCGTGGTGTTTGGAATCAGAGGCGTGAACCGCACCAGGCGCCCGGACAACCACGTCATCGGAGACATGGTACACACTGCTCTGCCGTGCTCAGGGGCTCGCAGGGAGGACAGGCTCTCTGGATGGTGTTTACTACATAGCCACAGCCCAGGGTGGTCCAGCAGTCCGGGTTGTAGCATTGTGATGAGCCAGTATAGTTCTGTTTTAGCAAATTGACAAAATAATGGAGATCAGGATGCccttactgaaaaaaaaaaaaaaaaaaaaacacttcagaCTTTTCAGAAAATGAGTGCAATAGATAACCTTCTAATTTCGAGTCTAAACCTGGCTTTCTTGAGGATTTTAGAAGCAAACCCATCTTGAGCACAGTACAAAATCTCACTACAGATTCAAGACTGAGGGAAGTGATATTTTTCTATAATATGTATCTTGTTGTGAAgtattaacaaaaaataaaatcagttacTCTGGGGAAGGGTCACTAAGTGTGACTTTTCTAGAAACAACTTATCTCTGAGATCTCATACCTTGACACGTGACAGTCTTTCCCTAGAAAGATTAGCCTTAGCTTGGCTGATGGACTTCAGCTTTCTGCTGTTCTTCCTGCTCTCTGATTTGGGGGTACTGTGCAGAATcagcctttgcctgtttcctctGAAGGGGCAGTGAGaaatgcaggcagcagagcaggcaggaggcTGGAGTGCCAGTTGCTGTGTTATGTCTCACGTGTGGTGCTCTTGTCATTGTGTCTCCTTGTGAAAGGGCAGTGTTATCTACGATGACAGCTTTGACCTCTTCAAAGAGATTGGCAACCTGTGCCGCCTCTGCAAAGCCATTGCCAGCAACTCTGAGCTGGTGAAGCCCGGAGGGGCTCAGTGCCTGCCCTCGGGTAGGTTGGACAACTCCTCTGCAGCCCTACCCGTGCTTGCTTGAGCTGGGGTCCTCAACAGCAAACCACAAAGGGTCACTGCTTCTTGctgtctccttttcttcccaaggCAGCTTGACCCTTCTAGAACATGTCATTGGTTGTGCTTTTTgggacagaaagacagaaagaaagaaagaaagaaaagaaagaaaggtggTCTCTTTAATGCCAGAGACACTGGGTATATTCTTTGGGGTTTAATCCAGAAAGATAAGAACAGAATTGCATTTATTCTTTCCAGTCATGGGCATTGCTTGAGATACAATCTTTTGATTCAGTAACTATCTTCTTAGTAGCTCCTGAATAACAATGAATTTGCACCTGATCTCATTGCAGTGAGATTGTTCTGTCTCTGTGGCTTTGCATACCTGACCAGTGACCATCTCTTCCAACTTCAGAGGTCACAAGCTTGTGGAGCTGAGCCAAGGAAGTGTATGTTGGCTTTAGGCTAAAAGCCAATTTCATGTGTGGAACAAATCCCTGACAGGCCAGGCAGACAGCCCTCAACACTTCTCTTTGTGCTGCTTCCTGACAGCTGGGGACAAACAGCAGTGGACCTGTCCTGTCCCATGCCAATGACAGAGGCTGTTCTTTCAAGCTACAGCAGCTGAAAGCTGTGATGTTGAGACCTCAAGGGCTTTGACAAACCAGAGTGGCAAGGGGAAGCAGCTGTGGACAAATGGGTCCTGTGACTCTCTTGGGGCTCTCATTTGGGGttgttggttggggtttttttcatcccCTTGCTCCAGTGTGCTTCCTTTCCCTATTCTGCCCTCCATCTCttgctctttctttctctccaggTTACAGCATCTCCTCCTTTCTGCAGATGTTGCACCCCGAGTGCAAGAATATCCCTGAGCCAAACCTGCTGCCTGGACAGCTCTCTCATGGGGCAGTGGGGGTGAAGGATGGCAAGGTGCAGTGGATCTCCATGGCATTTGAATCGGTGAGCACGTGGCATCACCTGGTGACATTGTCATTCTGGTGACAGTTTCATCTTGTGACTTCTGGGGGTTTAGCTCAGCTCTTTCTGCACTGGTCACTTCCATTTGCAGCCATAATTTAGTGTTTATTAATGTTTGTTGCAGACAGATGCCTGTAGTCACAGCTTGGTAGAAGTGGCTTCTTACACCACAATTAGGTCAGGCAAAAAGCTGGTGGCAGATTTGTTCAAATGCCACTGCCAGTTCTGCTTGGTGCTGCCACTCGAGCTAGGTTGTTCTGCCCTTTCTCTTGCCATGCATACCTGCCCAAAGAGCAGGACATGAGTGATGTATTTATCTTGTTGCAGACAACCTACAAGGGGAAATCGTCCTTCCAGACATATGCTGACTATCTGAAATGGGAGacattcctgcagcagcaactCCAAATCTTCCCAGAGGGCTCTGCTCTCCGACATGGTTTTCAGACCTGTGAGCACTGGAAGCAGATTTTCATGGAGATCATAGGCAAGTGACTGCCATGTTTCTCTCCCTGGGGAACCCATGCTCTCTGATACATCTTCACATCACACTCTGTCCCATGTGGTGGTCATGGGTTATATCTGCAGTCCCTGACACTGCTGTGCAAACTCTTAAAGACTGTTCCTGCCCTAAGCAGTGTGTATTGTCAAAATTAGGAAAAGCTTGAGCAAATAGGTAAGGGAAGGGACTCAGCCCTGGTGATGCAAGATTCAAGAAACCAATTACCTTCTTTCCACTTTCATCCTTCCCTTCCTGTCTTCCCCAGTGTGAGTCCCTGCCTGCCTTGTTGCCAGCAGGAACATGGTGCCTTTCTTATCACAGCTGTCACCTTCCAGGATTCATATCAGCTGGCTGTTTCCTTCCAGGAGTGCAGAGTGCCCTGTATGGTCTTGTCCTCTCGCTGGTCATCTGTGTGGCTGCTGTGGCAGTGTTCACCACAcacatcctcctcctgctgccagtgctgctcagcatctTAGGTAAAAACACCAATTCCAATGTGTCAGGCTTTCACTTTTTCTGAAATCAGTGGATTGTGGCACTGCTGGTTCTCTGGTGATTTGAACTGAATTGCTCATATTCTGTGTAAACCCCTTTGGCTTTCCAGGAGCCAGTCCTGGAGAACAGACTGGCTAAGTGAACAGAAGAAACTCTCAACAAATGCACAGGAACCTCATTGGGAAAGTAGATTTATGTATCTAATTCCCAGTGTGTTTTGTCTACACAATCCCTTCTATTTGTTTAAATAAGAGTTTTAGCTACATAAATGCCATCCCTACCTGTTATGTATAATAATGTGATTAAGTCCCACAAGCTCTGAATAACAATTGCACTATCCAAGAACCTGCACCATGGCTGCTGTTTCCAAGCAGTGAGAGATGTTAAAAGCTGAGTATTTTAGCAAGTTTTTAGTATTTGAAGCAAAACTGTAAATAGTTTCCTCTCCCTGACTGGTGATTTAATAATATTGAGGTTATAAGTATGTTGCTAAACTTCTTAGTTTAAAAATCGAATCTAACGTTTTGAAACCACTTAGTATCCCACATATGACTCACAAACTAACAGTACTCTTTGCCTTCTAAAAAGTGTGCTCAGCCTCTGTATAACTCCAGCAAGCAAAACAACAGGCTCACTTCCTTTGTGTGCACACATGGACACTTGTCTGGCCTTGGATTAATTTAGCAAGAGTTAGTCTAGATTGGCATCAGTCTGTCAGTTTTCCTGATGTTTAACTAGGTGTCCAACTAGGCCCAGCAGGTCTGGTCACATTATGGAATGGTCCCTGTGCTAAGGGAAGGTGAGGGTCCCTGTGGCAGGGGTAGTGTGTACCAGATTCAGGCTGGGTGGCACACAGACCTGTGGGGTAGGATTGCAAACTCCTCAGGGATTGACTTGTATCAGTAGGCTTGTGCAGCAGTCCCAGAGTCCTTTCCCCTTGCCTAACAACACCTTCCTCACACAGGGGTCGTCTGCCTTGTGGTGACCATCATGTACTGGTCTGGCTGGGAAATGGGAGCTGTGGAAGCCATTTCCCTCTCCATCCTCGTTGGCTCCTCTGTTGATTACTGCGTGCACTTGGTGGAGGGCTACCTGCTGGCAGGAGAGAACCTGCCACTCCACCAGGCAGAGGTGAGCTCTGGTCTTCCTACAGCCTTGCATTCAATCCTCTTGTGCCCTCCATGCCACTCAGCTGTGACGCAGGATGGGGGGATGTGTCCTGGCACCCTCAGAGCATCCCTGGGGTATGGTATTTTTGCTGCTTGTCCAGCTGACTGCTCCAGACTGTGAGCTTGTGTACCTGAGTACGGTAAATACTTAGATGGGGGTTTCCAACCCACATGGTTTTCCCTTTCTTGCTGGCCACAGCTGTGTCCAGAGCAACCCATTTTCACGTCCAAGTGAAGACACTCTGTGCTGGAACAGCTCTACACTAATTCTGTAACCTCTGAAAATTGCTTTGCTGGAGCAACCACCAACTGACCTCTGGCCTTGTTAAAATCTTTTGTGTCATTGGGAAGATGGAGACCACAAAAGCCTGGGATCTCTGACGCTAGGTGAAGTGTCTGCATGCAGTGCCTGTGGGGTGTAGGCCCAGCAATCAGTCTGATGTGATGGAAAGGAGGCACAAAATCCAGCAGCCTTTGCCTCTGCTGGGTTTTAAACCCATGGCTCTTTGCTCAGCGTGCTCAGAGACTGCACGAATTGTCTGAGCTGCACTCAGGCAGCCTCTTCATCCTGGGCCAGGATTCTGGCAGCTAAGCCACCCTCTCAAAGCCCAAAATACCAGTGTAGCCCCACGTGCCTGTCACACTAACACTGCTGTCCCTTCCAGCAGGACCCTACAGCGTGCAGACAGTGGAGGACAATGGAAGCAGTCCGGCACGTGGGTGTGGCAATCGTCTCCAGTGCTGTCACCACCGTCATCGCCACGGTCCCACTCTTCTTCTGCATCATTGCCCCCTTTGCTAAGTTTGGGAAGATCGTGGCCCTGAACACGGGAGTGTCCATCCTGTACACGTTAACtgtgagcacagccctgctcagcaccatGGGCCCTGGCACCTTCACCCGCAGCAGGACTTCCTGCCTcaaggctgtgctgggggtgCTCCTGGCTGCCCTGCTGGGTCTCTGCATCTGCCTTGCCCTGCTCAAGAGTGGATTTAAGATCCCCCTCCCCAACGGGACAGCCCCATAGACACCAGGCCGAGAGCCACATGCTCTGTCCTcttgctccttttctttttgcttttgtttttaaagaatatttttggtaagaaaaaaaaagaggaaaaaatgtccCTTTTTTCATGAAGATTTTCAACTCCAGATGCACTTTATTTTCTAATGGGTTTTGCTCTaaacttgtatttattttgg
It contains:
- the DISP3 gene encoding protein dispatched homolog 3 translates to MDTEDDPLLQDTWPEEEDEEVAFSSQKRREGALLCGKSPCRVRPVCVTLPVSGFWNIVGWVFTNPYCAGFILFLGCAIPAVLAVVMFLHYPALDIDISYNAFEIRNHESSQRFDALALALKSQFGSWGRNRRDLADFTSETLQRLIFEQLQQLHLNASHLGVSARVKRSPPEGRMGSLQPQGHLGTGNQSARVRRGAPRWDYSSTYISANTQAHAHWRIELIFLARGDSENNIFTTERLVTIHEVERKIMDHPRFREFCWKPHEVLKDLPLGSYSYCSPPSSLMTYFFPTERGGKIYYDGMGQDLADIQGSLELAMTHPEFYWYVDEGLSAENMKSSLLRSEILFGAPLPNYYSVEDRWEEQRRKFQNFVVTYVAMLAKQSTSKVQVLYGGTDLFDYEVRRTFNNDMLLAIISSSCIAVLVYILTSCSVFLSFFGIASIGLSCLVALFLYHVVFGIQYLGILNGVAAFVIMGIGVDDVFVFINTYRQATHLKDLRLRMIHTVQTAGKATFFTSLTTAAAYAANIFSQIPAVHDFGLFMSLIVSCCWVAVLFTMPAALGIWTLYVSPLESSCQASCSQKCTKKSALHLAEDLFIASEVSRAGRDTLPYLDDDIPLLSVEEEPVSLEMGDVPLVSVMPENLQLSAEKSSQGHLITHLQELLEHWVLWSAVKSRWVIVGLFLLVLLLSIFFASRLHPASRAPVLFRPDTNIQVLLDLKYNLSAEGISCITCSGLFQEKPHSLQNNIRTSLEKKKRGSGSPWGSKSSMSDTGQQELQGTVYISKSRSKGRPAIYRFSLNASVPAPWQMVSPGDGEVPSFQVYRVPFGNFTRKLTACVSTVGLLKQMSPRKWMMTTLSCDTKKGWKFDFSFYVASKEQRRTRKLYFAQSHKPPYHGRVCVAPPGCLLSSSPDGPTKGILYVPSEKAAPKAKLSATSGFNPCMNTGCGKPAVRPLVDTGAMVFVVFGIRGVNRTRRPDNHVIGDMGSVIYDDSFDLFKEIGNLCRLCKAIASNSELVKPGGAQCLPSGYSISSFLQMLHPECKNIPEPNLLPGQLSHGAVGVKDGKVQWISMAFESTTYKGKSSFQTYADYLKWETFLQQQLQIFPEGSALRHGFQTCEHWKQIFMEIIGVQSALYGLVLSLVICVAAVAVFTTHILLLLPVLLSILGVVCLVVTIMYWSGWEMGAVEAISLSILVGSSVDYCVHLVEGYLLAGENLPLHQAEDPTACRQWRTMEAVRHVGVAIVSSAVTTVIATVPLFFCIIAPFAKFGKIVALNTGVSILYTLTVSTALLSTMGPGTFTRSRTSCLKAVLGVLLAALLGLCICLALLKSGFKIPLPNGTAP